A single region of the Ziziphus jujuba cultivar Dongzao chromosome 10, ASM3175591v1 genome encodes:
- the LOC125421016 gene encoding secreted RxLR effector protein 161-like, with protein MESHLQAAKRVLRYLKGTVNYGIHYKKGGNGELLAFTDRDYAGDLEDKKSTSGYVFLKSSGAISWCSKKQPIVTLSTIEAEFMAATICACQGVWMKRILRELGHFDGGCITLMCDNSSTIKLSKNLVMHGRSKHIDVRCQFLRNLTKDGIIELVYCGSQDQVADIMTKPLNLEVF; from the coding sequence ATGGAGAGTCATCTACAAGCAGCTAAAAGAGTCCTTCGATACTTAAAAGGGACTGTGAATTATGGAATCCATTATAAGAAAGGAGGAAATGGTGAGTTGTTGGCATTTACAGATAGAGACTATGCTGGAGATTTAGAGGACAAGAAGAGTACATCTGGGTATGTATTTTTAAAGAGTTCAGGTGCTATTTCATGGTGTTCAAAAAAGCAGCCTATTGTGACTTTATCAACCATAGAAGCTGAGTTCATGGCAGCTACAATTTGTGCTTGTCAAGGAGTCTGGATGAAGAGGATTTTAAGAGAGTTGGGACATTTTGATGGAGGTTGTATTACACTAATGTGTGATAATAGTTCAACCATCAAGCTATCTAAAAATCTAGTTATGCATGGTCGCAGCAAGCATATTGATGTAAGGTGTCAATTCTTAAGAAATCTTACGAAGGATGGTATAATTGAATTAGTTTATTGTGGGAGTCAGGATCAAGTGGCTGACATAATGACCAAACCATTGAACCTTGAAGTTTTTTAG